In Micromonospora ferruginea, the sequence TCGAGCCGGTCGCCGGCCACGTCGGTCTGGCCGGTCACCGCGTCGGTGCGGAACAGGAACGTCCGGTCGGTGACCAGGTTGAGATAGAGCGCCACCCCCAGCTCCTGGGCCAGCGCCGCGATGCCGGGCAGGCTGTCCACGTTGTCCCGCATGACGGTGAAGTTCATCCGCACCTTCAGGCCGAGCCGGTCGCGCTCCGCGATCAGGTTCCGCAGGTGCCGGGTCGTCGTCTCGAACGCGCCGAGCCGCCCCCGGATCCGGTCGTGCACCAACGCGTTCGGGCCGTCGACCGAGACGTTGAAGCTGCGTACGCCGGCGGCGAGCACCTCGGTCAGGACGGGCGGGGTGAGCCGGATGCCGTTGGTGTTCAGGTGCAGGTGGCGCACCCCCACCTCGGTGGCGTACGCCATCAGCGCCAGCGCGTCCGGCCGGATCAGCGGCTCACCGCCGGTGAAGTTCACCTTGTGGATGCGGAGCGCGACGAGTTGGCGCAGCACGTCCCGCCACTCCTCGGTGGACAGTTCGCCCCTGGTGTTGGTGGTCCAGCAGCCGCAACTCGTGCAGCGCAGGTTGCAGTTGTCGGTGAGGAACAGCTCGGCGACCAGCGGACGCACGTGCAGGCGGGGCGCGACCCGCTCCTTGACCGCGA encodes:
- a CDS encoding radical SAM protein, which produces MSVTDTARLAWFFGRLAVKERVAPRLHVRPLVAELFLTDNCNLRCTSCGCWTTNTRGELSTEEWRDVLRQLVALRIHKVNFTGGEPLIRPDALALMAYATEVGVRHLHLNTNGIRLTPPVLTEVLAAGVRSFNVSVDGPNALVHDRIRGRLGAFETTTRHLRNLIAERDRLGLKVRMNFTVMRDNVDSLPGIAALAQELGVALYLNLVTDRTFLFRTDAVTGQTDVAGDRLDAALAELEAMARADRRWLPRYSELRYLRGHFDDLVQRDLPCAESQLKLMVHSRGEVGGCWAHDPTASVRQRPIAEIVDAPEYREEHAKLFRKECVGCGSNYSLNLRWRPGTYLADRQWRRGRRSLV